CGTACTCATTGTGGCAAGGTCCGGCCGCATGCCTCGGAAGAATCGGTATTTGTCCACCGCGCGCCACGGCACGAAAATCAGCCAGCTGCCCAGGACCAACAGTGCGATTGCGGTCAAACCCCGACTGTCGACCCGTCCCGGCAAGGTCTCGGAGACTCCCCACATGGCATCCGGTGCCAGAAGCGTCAATGCCCCCCGCGATGTGAGCGCGACGAATGGCACGATCATGAGGAACCAGTATCGGGCACCAAAGTCGGGACCGCCCGAATAATAGTTGAAGAAATAGGCCAGCCAGGTAATGCCGACGAGGCCCAGCATCAGGCGATCCGCGGTAGACAGCCGACCCCGCAGCACGAACGCATACACCAGCAACAGCGACCCGACGCTCCAGCCGAACAGCTCCACCTGCGTGGTGGACGTGTTGAGCGCGGCGTTGATGATTCCGTCGATCGGACCGTGGCCGGGATTGGGGTCAAGCGCCCACCCCATGCCGCGATCCTTGCCGAATCCGTAATCGTTGGCGCCCTTACCATACACTCGATCGATGTACGTCATCATGGGAAATGTGCTGACCTTGCCCGTGAAGAATCGATTGAACGCCAGCAACGGCGCGGTGGCGAGCAACGAACCCAGCACCAGTCCCGCCGTGCCGGACAGGCGCAGGCGTCGCCCGCCGAGCCCGATCGCCCACAGCCCGAGCGCGGCCGCCATGATCATTGCATCCAGCTGCCTGACACTTGCCGCGACACCCAGCGCGAGCCCCCCGCATAACGCCCATCGCGCCTGTCCAGTGCGTCGCGCCAACATGACGCCGAGCGTCGCGGCCAGGGCGCACCACATGGTGAGGGCGTGCGGCATGAAGCTCATGCCGAGGAACACGTTCCATGGTGACGTGGCGAATAAGAGCGTCGCCAGGCGTGTGACACGTCGCCCGTAGAGCGGCTGCAGCACCAGATACAGCAGCAGCACATTCACGCCGGTCAACACCGGATTCACCAGCCAGGGCGCTCCGATCAGCACGCCCGGCACCAGCGCCGCCGGCCAACCGGGAGGGACGGGCGTGAACCATCCGTTCGCCCCGCTTTCAAACAGATACAGACCAAATGCAGACGGCACCGGCGGATTGGGCACGGTCAGTCGTCCGCTGGCGAAGGTGCGTGCCTGAAACAGGTACGCCACCTCGTCGGGAATGTGCGGATGCCGGTTGTATGCGACGACATACAGCAGGAGGCAGGCAGCCGTTACGCCGACCGCCGTGGTGATCGCGAACCGATCAATCCGCGGTGCGATTTTGTCGCCAAAGGCGAGATCACCGCCCAACAAACGCCCGAATCGATCGTCCAGCCACCGCGCAGCATCCGGCGGCAATGCGCGCACCACCAACACGAGCGTCCCGAGGCTGAGCAGTTGGATCAGCGACGATGTCACGATTTCGCTGACGAAACGCGGAATGTCCCGCCCCACGACGGCGCTGGAGCCGGCCATCGCCATCACGAACACCGGAAGCCTCCAGCCGGGCAACAGGCCGACGACGCGAACGTACAGCCGGCCAATGTCCGCGCGCAGCGCGGACGGCACCAGGATCACCTGCACCGCCAGGACCGCGACGCTCAGTGGGTGGTTTGGAAATGCGCGCAGCGGGAGATAATGCTGATAGGCGAGCGCCGGACCCGCCGAAATCAGCGACAATGCTGCCGCGAAACCTGCCAGAAAAAGCAGCGCCCAGCCGATGGCCGTCCCGGCGCTGTTGCGAGTACTCACACGATGACCGGAAAGGGTATCGGCACAATGAACTGCCCACCCCGATCGCGATACGCCTGCTGCTGACGCATGATCTCATCCGCGAAATTCCAGGCCAGAATGAGCACATAGTCCGGCTGTCGCTCCAGCAGGGTCTCCACCGGCAGCACCGGCAGATGCATGCCGGGGGTCAGTGTGCCCACCTTGAGCGCGCTGCGATCCACCGTGTAGGGCACAAGATCGGTGCCAATGCCGCAGTAGTTGAGCAGCGTGTTGCCCTTGGCCGGTGCGCCATACCCGGCAACGTGCTTGCCCTCGTCCCGCAATCGCTCCAGCAGCGCGCGCAACGCGGTGCGTTGCGACTCGACATCATGGGCGAACCGCTGCCATCGCGCCAGACTCGTCAGGCCAATCGCCGCTTCGGATTCGATCATCCGCAGGACGCTCGCGCCCGGCGTGGCGTAGTGTTCCCGCCGGCCGGCATACATGCGCACCGATCCACCATGCACGGGCACCTCATCAACCCGCACCAGCGTCAATCCCACCGACGCGCACAGTCGTTGCAGTGCGGTGACAGAGAAGTAACAGAGGTGCTCGTGATAGACCGTGTCATACTCGAGATGTTCCAGCATGGTGCGCGCGTACGGCACTTCGGTGATCACCAGGCCGTCGCCGTCAATGAGCGCCTTCGCACCACGCAGGAAGTCCTGGGTATCGTCCACATGCGCCAGCACGTTGTTGCCAATCACCGCGCGCGCCGCCCCGCGTGCCGCACGCAGCCGGGTCCCGGTCTCGCCGTTGAAGAAGTCTCCGACCGTCTCGATGCCATCGCTGCGCGCGATCTCGGCGATGTTGGTGGCCGGCTCGACGCCGAGAGTCCGGACGCCAAGCGCCTGAAAGCAACGCAACAGGCTGCCGTCGTTGCTGGCGACTTCCACCACCAGATCGTCGGCGCCAAGCGTCAACAGGTCCGCCACCGTACGCGCATAGGCGACGTTGTGCGCGGCGATCGTTTCCGAGGTCCCGGTGACATACAGATAGTGCCGGAACAAGACCTCCGGATCGATGACATCCGCGAGTTGCACCAAGGCGCACTCCTCGCAGAAGTACACATCGAGCGGATATCGGGCTTCGTGCTCCGCGTCGCCCATCGTTCGCAAGTTGGCGTTCGCTAACGGCTGTGGGCCAAGTACCAGAAACCGCGTCAGCCGTTCTGCCCCGCAGGCCCGGCACTGCGTTCGAACGCGATGCACCGCTTGCGCTGCGGACCGCTGCCCAATGGACTCGCTCACTGTACCATCACTGTGGAAGGGTCACTGCGCGCCGTCCTGACGCACGAATATGACGTGCGCATTCGATCGCACGCAACACGACGCAACCGCCGGTTCCGCCACGCCGACAGAC
The genomic region above belongs to Gemmatimonadaceae bacterium and contains:
- a CDS encoding glycosyltransferase family 39 protein, giving the protein MSTRNSAGTAIGWALLFLAGFAAALSLISAGPALAYQHYLPLRAFPNHPLSVAVLAVQVILVPSALRADIGRLYVRVVGLLPGWRLPVFVMAMAGSSAVVGRDIPRFVSEIVTSSLIQLLSLGTLVLVVRALPPDAARWLDDRFGRLLGGDLAFGDKIAPRIDRFAITTAVGVTAACLLLYVVAYNRHPHIPDEVAYLFQARTFASGRLTVPNPPVPSAFGLYLFESGANGWFTPVPPGWPAALVPGVLIGAPWLVNPVLTGVNVLLLYLVLQPLYGRRVTRLATLLFATSPWNVFLGMSFMPHALTMWCALAATLGVMLARRTGQARWALCGGLALGVAASVRQLDAMIMAAALGLWAIGLGGRRLRLSGTAGLVLGSLLATAPLLAFNRFFTGKVSTFPMMTYIDRVYGKGANDYGFGKDRGMGWALDPNPGHGPIDGIINAALNTSTTQVELFGWSVGSLLLVYAFVLRGRLSTADRLMLGLVGITWLAYFFNYYSGGPDFGARYWFLMIVPFVALTSRGALTLLAPDAMWGVSETLPGRVDSRGLTAIALLVLGSWLIFVPWRAVDKYRFFRGMRPDLATMSTRYGFGRGLVLIAGREFPDFASAATYNPLDLDEAVPVYARRTGPATDSAVIAAFADRPVWLVDGPTVSGQRFTVRAGPLSTSEALASVRAPLSVP
- a CDS encoding methyltransferase domain-containing protein; amino-acid sequence: MSESIGQRSAAQAVHRVRTQCRACGAERLTRFLVLGPQPLANANLRTMGDAEHEARYPLDVYFCEECALVQLADVIDPEVLFRHYLYVTGTSETIAAHNVAYARTVADLLTLGADDLVVEVASNDGSLLRCFQALGVRTLGVEPATNIAEIARSDGIETVGDFFNGETGTRLRAARGAARAVIGNNVLAHVDDTQDFLRGAKALIDGDGLVITEVPYARTMLEHLEYDTVYHEHLCYFSVTALQRLCASVGLTLVRVDEVPVHGGSVRMYAGRREHYATPGASVLRMIESEAAIGLTSLARWQRFAHDVESQRTALRALLERLRDEGKHVAGYGAPAKGNTLLNYCGIGTDLVPYTVDRSALKVGTLTPGMHLPVLPVETLLERQPDYVLILAWNFADEIMRQQQAYRDRGGQFIVPIPFPVIV